CGATCGGGGGGGTTTGGTTGTTCTCACTCAGTTTACTTGGAGCTAGTGTACTTGGTGACGGCTTTGGTTCCTTCCGAAACGGCGTGCTTGGCCAACTCTCCTGGCAAAAGCAGACGAACGGCGGTCTGGATTTCGCGAGAGGTAATCGTCGAACGTTTGTTGTAATGGGCCAAACGCGATGCCTCGGATGCAATGCGTTCGAAGATGTcattgacgaaactgttcatgatgctcatcgccttcgaggatactccggtatcagggtggacctgcttcaacactttgtagatgtagatagcgtagctttccttcctgcggatcttcttctttttcttatcTCCCTTGGCGATGTTTTTCTGGGCCTTGCCGgattttttggctgcctttccactggttttcggtgccatcgtgcttgacggttctcgtacgttcagagtaactgctttaacttaaatgacgctatttgccATATGACAGctcgttttatacctgctattgAGAGCGGCGCATGGActgcccctttgttagaattccttttcctgttcgcagaacgggaaacagtgagacgatataaaacagagggttagtacggcggcagccagtattactgaattggctgtctagtcGTTAACAGCATCTCGTggattttttacgcagaaacacgcacacacaaaatgtctggccgtggtaaaggaggaaaagttaagggaaaggcaaagtcccgctcaaaccgtgctggtctgcagttcccagtaggcagaatccaccgtctgctccggaagggaaactacgccgaacgtgtcggtgccggtgcaccggtctatctggcggcagtgatggaatacctggccgccgaagtgctggaattggccggtaacgctgcccgtgacaacaagaaaacgagaatcatccctcgccatctgcagctggccatccgtaacgacgaggagttgaacaaactgCTCTCCGGAGTTACTATCGCACAGGGCGGTGTACTGCCAAACATCCAGGCAGTGCTGCTCCCGAAGAAAACCGAGAAAAAGGCCTAAATTGCGATTTCCGGAACATATTGGTGTTACCCCCCTTACAgaacccgtccttttcaggacgaccacctcactgtgataaagaaatatttaagattgctttgAATTAAAGATTGCTAAAGttgtgatacgcctggaaagtataatgcgcaaatcaagtatagcgacctttgttcattttcgtttTCGGAATTTTACCCTGAATCGGTGTATCTACCTGATGCGAAAATGATGTCCGCTTTTTCAGTGTTTGGAAAACAGAAGACAAAATCGGTCATACCAGACGAATCGGAATTTTAGAATGATCGATGTGAGTTCAATGGCGAAAATCTTTCCCATCGATTTACCGGAAAATGCAGCCATTAAAACATCCAAACTTGATCATATAATCTTAGAGAAAGTGTCGCACGAGAAATAAGAGAATAATTTTCGTTCGTATCCGTGACGACACACCGATCCAATATAGCGCATGTATCTGTGTCATTGGTCGGCATCATCTCATGAATGGTGACGACCGactagaaaaaaagaagaagaagaagaagatatcGTAGCTACCACCATGATGGTGAATAAACACTGCCACACACACAGGCCAAAAACAAATGGTAATGTAATGTGTATATGAGGAAACGAAAATCAAGCTGTACCTAAGTTCAGCCATCGGTCTCAGAACCGGAGGGCAAGGTCGCATAAACgcgcgcgtgcgtgtgtgtgtgtgtgtgtgtgtgtctgtatattCATTTACATTACATTAGCGGCCCCTACACGTGGCATTGTTTATTATTGACAACCAAAAGCATCGTCAGTACCACCAATCCAATTAGCTTGGTAACTTGTGTCggtatttttcgagaaaacgtttagagctttaagtattgcaactgaatattgaaacattgagagaagagttcattaAACAGTACACTCTCGCCAATGAAAGTTTTGTTGGATTGGCGAATAATTTTGAttgtttgaacatattttcatcaatccgaTGATGTTTCGACCATTCGACTAACATAtattttcgaacgaatacgaatgccACAAATACGATAGCGACACGAACGTAAACAATAAGGAGAGTAATATTGGCTACTACGAGAATGCGAGAGGCGTGAAAGAGAGAATGAAAATAACCGACGAACAACTATGGCAACAGTGTACACCAATTGTCTAGACCGAACCGCAGTTTAGTGGTTGGTAAGTGTGTATTGGTGTGCGATTCTAGcaggaaaaataaaaactgctgCTCATTAGAATATCCTATTGGAAAGACTATCTACTTGGAAAACAGGAACTCCGAATTGTTTTCCGACGGTCCATGTAAGAAATTACTGAAAGATTACTCAATAGCAAGTTGCTTATTTAGCATCGATTGTTGAGTTTCGTTGACATGATCAAACGATGAACGCGGCTTACTCAATCCTAACGCAGTGAACGGAACTCTCGCTGTTCGGATGGTTAGGTTAGCTTAGCAACAATGACAAATGGCAACTGAACGAAAAATGGTTGAAATGGTGAAAAATCTCTCAAACTCTCAAGTGAAAAGTAGTCCAGGTTAACCGGTATTTTTTCTCCCTCTGCTCATGCTCATGGATGGGATATGGGAAATCGGTTTGACTTTGCGTCGTATAAACGGTTGTTCGTTTCTACCTACCACCATCCGAGAGGTAAACAATacgtacatgaaaaaaaaaacttaacgacAAAAGTAAAAACCAATCTTTATATGATACCTTCCCGTTATTGTACGTGTTTCAAAACGCTTGTgcctacaaaattgaaaaaatttgtcttgtGTTTTCTTTTCCGCAATTTTCAGTAGCAAGCAATTTTGTGAATCGCATACCTCAGTTGCACTATTGCgcaaattgtgtgtgtgtgtgtgtgtgtgtgtagactGCCATGAACAACATGTTCCAACTTATCGCAAACAGAGGTGCGTTgggagagcgagagagagagaaaagcaAGTTAGAGAACATAAGAATGAACTTTATTATGACTGAGGGAAAAACCAATACCCATACATTGAAGTAAACCAGTATGACGTTGATATACATATGTATTGGTGTATGTTTTTGGAAAGCGGAAAATCTTCTTTTTCGTTCTTTGTCTCCGAATTCATCTCCTTTCATTGATAATCGATGGATGAGTGATAAATGATGAATGCTAACTCAAATCGCTATTAAAATATAAATCACCACTCGCAAAATCGAACAAACTAATGTTTTCTGTCCTGCAGGTACAAATCTAATTGTTCCTAACAAGCAAACAGTAAACTTCGGTTGCTAGAGATAATGACATTTTCGTTATTTTGGCACAGGAGATTTATTCTTCTCGAAAACCTgcgattttcacgaaaacaaacacacacgcacgcgcgcaatcaaatgaaaaagtgCATGTTCGAAAGAAATTTACATTTGCTTGTCGTCTTCGTGATGAAGTCTTACCATCAAAGCATCATAGAagaatactttactatgggacgccttttcaaaatttaccctctgagaatgtgataagttttttgttttatcaatgTCTTCTTTCGCCGTTCTTCGGAAAAGGCGGGAAATCTTTGGTCATCCCTGTACAAAAGTAGTGCCTAAAACAATTCGCTCTCTCTCGCTTCCGCAACGGTGTGTGGCTGGTTTcaaggaattcagttccagcataatGTAATGCACAAATTGGATGAGATTGTTCAAAACAACTAAACTCACTCAAACCAATTGCCCAGCACCTTCCCTCTATTGCACTTTCTTTCACAAACGGCCACCACCATCACAATCGAAACGAGTAAAGAAGAAGCAAGCAAAAcaacacacgagaattcgaattTAACACTTTGTGTAGATTTGTTTGTGGCCCTTAAAAGGGCCGTTTGTTAGTTCTCGCATACACGGGGTCGGTGTTGTTCTCAGTTTACTTGGAGCTGGTGTACTTGGTGACGGCTTTGGTTCCCTCAGAAACGGCGTGCTTGGCCAACTCTCCTGGCAAAAGCAGACGAACGGCAGTCTGGATTTCGCGAGAGGTAATCGTCGAACGTTTGTTGTAATGAGCCAAACGCGATGCCTCGGATGCAATGCGTTCGAAGATGTcattgacgaaactgttcatgatgctcatcgccttcgaggatactccggtatcagggtggacctgcttcaacactttgtagatttagatagcgtagctttccttcctgcggatcttcttcttcttcttatcacCCTTGGCGATGTtcttctgggccttgccggATTTTTTGGCCGCCTTTCCActagttttcggtgccatcgttctaacgttgacgtgcgttcagagtagctgtttTCACGTAAATGACGCTAGCTCGCCCAAGAAACcccgttttatacctgctacaggCAACGCAGTAGGGACAGCCCCTTTGTCAAAATTTGATCCTCTTTTGCGCTTTATGCTCTGCCTATTCGCAGAACGAGAAACAGCGAGATGGTATAAAACAGAGGGTTAGTACTGCGGCAGCCAGTATTACCGAGTTAGCATCCTAGCTGTTAGCATCGTTTCgtggattttttacgaaaacaaaacacataaaagaaaatgtctggccgtggcaaaggaggaaaagttaagggaaaggcaaagtcccgctcgaaccgtgctggtctgcagttcccagtaggcagaatccaccgtctgcttcggaaaggaaactacgccgaacgtgtcggtgccggtgcaccggtctatctggcggcagtgatggaatacctggccgccgaagtgctggaattggccggtaacgctgcccgtgacaacaagaaaacgagaatcatccctcgtcatctgcagctggccatccgtaacgacgaggagttgaacaaactgCTCTCCGGAGTTACCATCGCACAGGGCGGTGTACTGCCAAACATCCAGGCAGTGTTGCTCCCGAAGAAAACCGAAAAGAAGGCCTAAATTGCACTTGATTCGCACTGAAACCAATCGAAAaaacgtccttttcaggacgaccacaattTTCTGATAAAGAACTTATAgaaatttactattttactatcgaTCAATCATATTTACTCATGCAAGCGCCAtaagacttgtttttttttccatagcttcTAGGATAATTTCCCACATTACAAGTGAAAAGTCGATGGTCGGTGGTCGATTGCGCTGGAgaatagatttattttttttttaccgatCAAGCAAGGTTGGTTGAATGAAAACGACAATCGTCTGGAGAGTCAAGCTACTAAATTAAATATGATTATACGAAAAACCGCGTACAGAGCGATACCGTGTCCGAACTGGCTCTACACTAAATGGAAACTATAACGGCATTCATTTTCCAAGAAAAGGAAAACTGGGATAGTTTTAAAATACAAATATAATTGGGAACAAAAACATCAAccatttttattgatgaattttCGCAAGCTAGATTTTTACGAACGGACTTCATCAATCATCGTGCATAATCCGTCCGCATTTTCATTTGATCACCTACCGATCCTTTCGTCGCTGCTTACCGACTGAGCGAACGAACATATTTGATTGTACTACAAGAGAAGCATGCGCGTAGCAGCGGGGTCGGCTCTATGGCTGCGCACCAATTTATCCACTATAGCGTGTCGGTGAAGCACACGCTCAGAAAGTAGTGCTGCTGTGATGGATAAaagcatactttttttttttttcttactgtgCAGTTTTGTTGAAGCGGACTACCCAAAAGCGAGCGAAGTAGGAAATATCGATTAATTCTTTGCATGGATTTTTTggtagtcctgaaaaggactgtTTTGTTGAACACCGTCGAAATAAGAACGGTagaattcgacatgatgatgatgactgaCTGACGATGGGTCAATTTACTTCTTGGCAGCCACCTTCTTCGGGGCAGCTTTTTTGGCTGGCGCGGCCTTCTTTGGCTTCGGGGTCTTGGGCTTGTTGGCAGCGGCTTTCGATGGCTTGGTGGCCTTCTGCTTCGGTGCAGCAGCCTTCTTGGCGGCCTTGGCTGGTGCTGCCTTAGCCTTCTTTGCAGCGGCGGCTTTCGGCTTTTTCTCACCTGCAGGCTTTTTGGCCTTCGGTTTCTTCTCGCCAGCGGGTTTCTTGGCAACCTTTTTCTTCTCTCCGGCAGCCTTCTTCGGTTTTTTGGCAGCAGCCTTCTTCGGCTTCTTCTCGCCAGCCGGTTGCTTGGCACCGGCTTTGATTTTGAACGAGCCGGATGCACCGGAACCCTTGGTCTGGGTGAGCTTTCCCTTCTCGACGCCAGATTTCAGGGCCTTCTTGATGAACGGGGCCAGCTTGGCGACGTCGCACTTGTAGTTGGCGGCGATGTACTTCTTGATGGCCTGCAGCGAAGATCCGTTGCGTTCCTTCAGCGTCTTGATGGCAGCCACTACCATGTCATTGACTGGTGGATGTGTCGATGGCTTCTTCGGTTTTTTGGCTTCTCCCTTGGCGGCTTTGGCTTTCTTCGGTGCCTTGGCCGGTGAAGCAGCAACCGGAGCTGCGGCCGATACGTCAACAGCGGTTTCAGCCATTTTTTCTAATGTGCACTTTTCTAAAGCAGGTAGAACGAGCGAACGACTAAGCGAATACAAACGAGTGTGTGAATGCAGTAGAATCGTGCGATACGTTCGGGCACCGAATCCGTCGGCCCTGTTAGGGAATACGCACATGACGGTTACCATTCGGTGCTAGGTAGGTGTAGGTAATTTTTCTGGACTattgttttttaaattgtaaacaatgaatCGACAGCAGCGGAAGTATCGCCAAAGAGTGGTTTTATGTTTGCTACGATGTTTGAACTTTCTGCTCCACCATTCGCGAACAGCCGGACGGGCAGTGATGATAGCGAAATATGCATTCAATATCGGACAAACGGTACATGCTTATTTCGAATTgtcaaaaatagtaaaacagtaccatttaaacaatgcggactccaacgaaacatggttcattgggaagagaaatattttctctTGACAACTAACACAACCCGTTCGATGACGGTTGCGACGCGCAcgagattgaatcggtcaaacttGAACCTGCTGTCTGGCGCAAATCGATCAAACGACCAAAACGCAGTACGAACCGGTGACTAAGCTTTTCAATTTTTCCGTGTTCTGCATTtggaaaatacaatttttaaacaatttgacTAACAGATATGTTACGTGAGCATAATATTTCCGAACATGCCTTCCGAAATCTGGAACACGATGGCACTGCCAACGAATAATGCTGGCCAACGTCGCCAACGCCCGGGCGTGTCGGTTGTTCTGAAAGCATTTTGGTTACTATTTTTTGTAATGAACTTGTTTTGCCATTTGAATTTGGTTCATCTTGCAAATATTAAACCTGAACATCAGGACAGGTCAATTCCAAGAGAGAGgatgtttaaaaatttcgacAGTGAAAAATTAGAATCAAACAAACCGAAGTCCTTTCTAACACAACGAGTCAAATGTGTGGTGTGTTGTTCACGTACCACAAACGGCTGGCTGGGCTGAGAATATTTGTCATCAGAAGCAATAACCAAAAAACAATCTTTCCCAAATCAGAATACCGGAATTGTGGAGCGCATTTAGGATTTTACATGCAAAATATACGGTGCAAGTATTaccattaaataataataataatccttcgACACCTCCATCTGTCTAGCGTGCGTGCCAGACATAGTCAGTCTCTCAGTCTCAATCGATTGGCAACAAAGAACTCGAGCagtgatttgatttgataccgAATTTGAGTGTTGCTTATATTTGATAGATATTGGCCGAAAATTGTCACGTACCGGAAGAAAGCACCGAACCCAACCGAACATTAGCCTACTATTCAAAGATTGGCAATTGCTGTGTATTTCTTTCGCCAGAAACATCCCCACCAGTCGTCTGGGGATGGGACGTTGACTATGTCAACGGCAAGCAAGCGTCTGTCGGGGTAGTCTTGGAACGAAACAAATTGGtattttcatgattttgaaCCAATATTGTATAGTATAGTGTATTGAGAGTAGCAGTAGCAGAGTAATACTAGTAACTGGTGGCCGAATCCCGTCAGAATTGTCAGGCAGTCAGTCACATGGCATGACACGGCGAGTGCACGATGTGTTGCAAGCTGGGTTACAAATTTTGCTGAACTATGTAACAGGGAAGCAATGTGTATTGTCTGTGCTGCTTGTCTGTCAGCAGGTCGTCTATTCTCCTCTCAACTGCTACTTTAgcagaaacaaaaatgaaagaccaaaaaataaggaaaacatttcaaacacCTATAGATTACTGACTTTCCATATGGGGGGCATGAATTGTGCAACGGATCGGATGTCATTTTCTGTGCGCGCGcaacttgtgtgtgtgtgtctgagtATGTGATTGTTTAAGGGAAAATATTCGAATTCGTAAACTCGTTGGTAATTGATTGggtggccctgaaaagggccttTGGGGTATATGTTGTGAGATCAAACGAAAGCCGATAGCCTGTTTAAGCACGTTCGCCACGGATCCGACGAGCCAGGTGGATGTCCTTTGGCATGATGGTAACACGCTTGGCGTGGATCGCGCATAGATTGGTGTCCTCGAACAAACCGACTAGATAGGCTTCGCTGGCCTCCTGCAGTGCCATGACGGCGGAACTCTGGAAGCGAAGGTCGGTCTTGAAATCTTGGGCAATTTCACGCACTAAACGCTGGAACGGCAGCTTGCGAATCAACAGCTCAGTCGATTTCTGGTAACGACGGATCTCCCGAAGGGCTACTGTTCCTGGCCGATAACGATGGGGTTTCTTCACTCCGCCAGTAGCAGGAGCACTTTTGCGAGCAGCCTTTGTCGCCAGTTGCTTACGAGGAGCCTTTCCTCCGGTCGATTTACGAGCGGTCTGCTTGGTACGagccattatttctttcttttgctTATCCTTTCTCTCTACACCGTACTGTAcgcgttgaaaacaaaacacagaatGAGCTCAAAACGGACCTGGCTGGCTGTTTTATACCTGCCCGACCGCTCTGAAGCAGCCAATCAGCACAAAGCAAAGCACGAAACGGACCCTCTCGGTAGGTATAAAAAAAAGCACCGGTCTGCGAAGTGGCATTAGTTTCACTTGTACTGTCTTACTTGCAAGAACAAGCAGCTAGCAGAGAAAAATGACTGGTCGCGGCAAAGGAGGAAAGGGACTCGGAAAAGGAGGCGCCAAGCGTCATCGTAAAGTGCTTCGTGATAACATCCAGGGAATTACCAAGCCCGCTATCCGTCGTCTGGCTCGTCGTGGTGGTGTCAAGCGTATCTCCGGTCTGATCTATGAGGAAACTCGTGGAGTGCTGAAGGTGTTCCTGGAAAATGTGATCCGAGATGCAGTAACCTACACTGAACACGCCAAGCGCAAGACCGTCACCGCCATGGATGTCGTGTATGCTCTGAAGCGACAGGGTCGCACTCTGTATGGTTTCGGAGGTTAAACGTCGTAACGAGAACACACATAACATAATACGGAAGGATAAaaggcccttttcagggccaccAATATGTTTCGCAAAGAATTAGTTAGCATTTGCTGGTATTCATTATAATCTAtaatcatgatgatgatgatgatgatgatggtggtggtggtggtgatgataTGAGAATAGTAAGAAGTGTGCAATAGAGTAGTGAGTAGTGTGAATTCAaccgggttcgaaactgactagaTTTTTCAGTCCAACAACTAGgttttcaaacaaacaatttaaccAGCAgtcgttagggtggaaactggtttTCGGTTTCGCATCAAGCAAACACGACATTATTATTTCTGGTCGGTTGTGAGTTTCAAACTGCTGTTGACACTTGAGTACTACTCAACGCGCCGCTGAAAAACGTAACATTTgagaaaagaaattagttatgtTGTTTAACATGAACTATCTTTTCGAAATCATTCATTCCCATTCAACTGTTCTGGTCAACTGTCAATGCTGTTGGCTTCGAATTTCGACTATACAACATGCAGCATTTGCTCAAAGCCGCCTAGGATAGAAAAACGATTGCTGTTGATATGTCATTGGTTGGTTTACAGTAGCATGCATGTGTATGTGTAGCAATTTATTATTTGGTTGGTCGACCAAGTCTGTCGATTGGTCCGAAAAGTAATCGAtacttttctttatttcgaaaccAACATATTTTTGCTCCGAACAATATATTGTCCATATGGCATGGATGAATACTCCGAAACGCGAGAACAATTGTACCTGTGTTGTTCataatttgttctgtttttCTCGTTAGGTGTTTGTTGGCTGATGAAAGTAAAATCATCAACGAACAAAATGTGTTTGGTGATTGAATGAGGGAAATATGCGAACTTAACACTTTGTGTAGATTTGTTTGTGGCCCTTAAAAGGGCCGATTATGCTTGGCGATTCGTATGCACACACACGATCGGGGGGGTTTGGTTGTTCTCACTCAGTTTACTTGGAGCTAGTGTACTTGGTGACGGCTTTGGTTCCTTCCGAAACGGCGTGCTTGGCCAACTCTCCTGGCAAAAGCAGACGAACGGCGGTCTGGATTTCGCGAGAGGTAATCGTCGAACGTTTGTTGTAATGGGCCAAACGCGATGCCTCGGATGCAATGCGTTCGAAGATGTcattgacgaaactgttcatgatgctcatcgccttcgaggatactccggtatcagggtggacctgcttcaacactttgtagatgtagatagcgtagctttccttcctgcggatcttcttctttttcttatcTCCCTTGGCGATGTTTTTCTGGGCCTTGCCGgattttttggctgcctttccactggttttcggtgccatcgtgcttgacggttctcgtacgttcagagtaactgctttaacttaaatgacgctatttgccATATGACAGctcgttttatacctgctattgAGAGCGGCGCATGGActgcccctttgttagaattccttttcctgttcgcagaacgggaaacagtgagacgatataaaacagagggttagtacggcggcagccagtattactgaattggctgtctagtcGTTAACAGCATCTCGTggattttttacgcagaaacacgcacacacaaaatgtctggccgtggtaaaggaggaaaagttaagggaaaggcaaagtcccgctcaaaccgtgctggtctgcagttcccagtaggcagaatccaccgtctgctccggaagggaaactacgccgaacgtgtcggtgccggtgcaccggtctatctggcggcagtgatggaatacctggccgccgaagtgctggaattggccggtaacgctgcccgtgacaacaagaaaacgagaatcatccctcgccatctgcagctggccatccgtaacgacgaggagttgaacaaactgCTCTCCGGAGTTACTATCGCACAGGGCGGTGTACTGCCAAACATCCAGGCAGTGCTGCTCCCGAAGAAAACCGAGAAAAAGGCCTAAATTGCGATTTCCGGAACATATTGGTGTTACCCCCCTTACAgaacccgtccttttcaggacgaccacctcactgtgataaagaaatatttaagattgctttgAATTAAAGATTGCTAAAGttgtgatacgcctggaaagtataatgcgcaaatcaagtatagcgacctttgttcattttcgtttTCGGAATTTTACCCTGAATCGGTGTATCTACCTGATGCGAAAATGATGTCCGCTTTTTCAGTGTTTGGAAAACAGAAGACAAAATCGGTCATACCAGACGAATCGGAATTTTAGAATGATCGATGTGAGTTCAATGGCGAAAATCTTTCCCATCGATTTACCGGAAAATGCAGCCATTAAAACATCCAAACTTGATCATATAATCTTAGAGAAAGTGTCGCACGAGAAATAAGAGAATAATTTTCGTTCGTATCCGTGACGACACACCGATCCAATATAGCGCATGTATCTGTGTCATTGGTCGGCATCATCTCATGAATGGTGACGACCGactagaaaaaaagaagaagaagaagaagatatcGTAGCTACCACCATGATGGTGAATAAACACTGCCACACACACAGGCCAAAAACAAATGGTAATGTAATGTGTATATGAGGAAACGAAAATCAAGCTGTACCTAAGTTCAGCCATCGGTCTCAGAACCGGAGGGCAAGGTCGCATAAACgcgcgcgtgcgtgtgtgtgtgtgtgtgtgtgtgtctgtatattCATTTACATTACATTAGCGGCCCCTACACGTGGCATTGTTTATTATTGACAACCAAAAGCATCGTCAGTACCACCAATCCAATTAGCTTGGTAACTTGTGTCggtatttttcgagaaaacgtttagagctttaagtattgcaactgaatattgaaacattgagagaagagttcattaAACAGTACACTCTCGCCAATGAAAGTTTTGTTGGATTGGCGAATAATTTTGAttgtttgaacatattttcatcaatccgaTGATGTTTCGACCATTCGACTAACATAtattttcgaacgaatacgaatgccACAAATACGATAGCGACACGAACGTAAACAATAAGGAGAGTAATATTGGCTACTACGAGAATGCGAGAGGCGTGAAAGAGAGAATGAAAATAACCGACGAACAACTATGGCAACAGTGTACACCAATTGTCTAGACCGAACCGCAGTTTAGTGGTTGGTAAGTGTGTATTGGTGTGCGATTCTAGcaggaaaaataaaaactgctgCTCATTAGAATATCCTATTGGAAAGACTATCTACTTGGAAAACAGGAACTCCGAATTGTTTTCCGACGGTCCATGTAAGAAATTACTGAAAGATTACTCAATAGCAAGTTGCTTATTTAGCATCGATTGTTGAGTTTCGTTGACATGATCAAACGATGAACGCGGCTTACTCAATCCTAACGCAGTGAACGGAACTCTCGCTGTTCGGATGGTTAGGTTAGCTTAGCAACAATGACAAATGGCAACTGAACGAAAAATGGTTGAAATGGTGAAAAATCTCTCAAACTCTCAAGTGAAAAGTAGTCCAGGTTAACCGGTATTTTTTCTCCCTCTGCTCATGCTCATGGATGGGATATGGGAAATCGGTTTGACTTTGCGTCGTATAAACGGTTGTTCGTTTCTACCTACCACCATCCGAGAGGTAAACAATacgtacatgaaaaaaaaaacttaacgacAAAAGTAAAAACCAATCTTTATATGATACCTTCCCGTTATTGTACGTGTTTCAAAACGCTTGTgcctacaaaattgaaaaaatttgtcttgtGTTTTCTTTTCCGCAATTTTCAGTAGCAAGCAATTTTGTGAATCGCATACCTCAGTTGCACTATTGCgcaaattgtgtgtgtgtgtgt
This genomic window from Malaya genurostris strain Urasoe2022 chromosome 1, Malgen_1.1, whole genome shotgun sequence contains:
- the LOC131440692 gene encoding histone H2A, with protein sequence MSGRGKGGKVKGKAKSRSNRAGLQFPVGRIHRLLRKGNYAERVGAGAPVYLAAVMEYLAAEVLELAGNAARDNKKTRIIPRHLQLAIRNDEELNKLLSGVTIAQGGVLPNIQAVLLPKKTEKKA
- the LOC131440680 gene encoding histone H1B-like is translated as MAETAVDVSAAAPVAASPAKAPKKAKAAKGEAKKPKKPSTHPPVNDMVVAAIKTLKERNGSSLQAIKKYIAANYKCDVAKLAPFIKKALKSGVEKGKLTQTKGSGASGSFKIKAGAKQPAGEKKPKKAAAKKPKKAAGEKKKVAKKPAGEKKPKAKKPAGEKKPKAAAAKKAKAAPAKAAKKAAAPKQKATKPSKAAANKPKTPKPKKAAPAKKAAPKKVAAKK
- the LOC131427577 gene encoding uncharacterized protein LOC131427577; amino-acid sequence: MTGRGKGGKGLGKGGAKRHRKVLRDNIQGITKPAIRRLARRGGVKRISGLIYEETRGVLKVFLENVIRDAVTYTEHAKRKTVTAMDVVYALKRQGRTLYGFGGFLAFGFFSPAGFLATFFFSPAAFFGFLAAAFFGFFSPAGCLAPALILNEPDAPEPLVWQRKMTGRGKGGKGLGKGGAKRHRKVLRDNIQGITKPAIRRLARRGGVKRISGLIYEETRGVLKVFLENVIRDAVTYTEHAKRKTVTAMDVVYALKRQGRTLYGFGG
- the LOC131440687 gene encoding histone H3-like yields the protein MARTKQTARKSTGGKAPRKQLATKAARKSAPATGGVKKPHRYRPGTVALREIRRYQKSTELLIRKLPFQRLVREIAQDFKTDLRFQSSAVMALQEASEAYLVGLFEDTNLCAIHAKRVTIMPKDIHLARRIRGERA
- the LOC131427583 gene encoding histone H2B-like; translation: MAPKTSGKAAKKSGKAQKNIAKGDKKKKKIRRKESYAIYIYKVLKQVHPDTGVSSKAMSIMNSFVNDIFERIASEASRLAHYNKRSTITSREIQTAVRLLLPGELAKHAVSEGTKAVTKYTSSK